A single window of Vibrio alfacsensis DNA harbors:
- a CDS encoding GNAT family N-acetyltransferase, which translates to MKPDLHGSRIVLRSIQTNDSDDLFEIYGDIQTMEFASDPVFTSKDMVVQMLESVIRLEKSGESLEWAVMEQATSKVIGTCGLHSFSDSGDSCEVGCLLNSSYWRQGYMSEALSLLFSHAKSLGIEKLYADIDEGNFRSQALFNKLGFKAKNGQFQRLLRGIV; encoded by the coding sequence CGGAAGTAGAATTGTTTTGAGGTCAATTCAAACGAATGATTCTGATGATTTGTTTGAAATTTATGGTGACATTCAAACAATGGAATTTGCTTCAGACCCAGTTTTCACATCGAAAGATATGGTAGTTCAGATGCTAGAAAGCGTCATCCGACTAGAGAAATCAGGTGAATCGTTGGAATGGGCGGTTATGGAGCAAGCGACAAGCAAAGTTATTGGAACCTGCGGCTTACATAGCTTTAGTGATAGCGGTGATTCCTGTGAGGTCGGGTGCTTACTAAATTCATCGTACTGGCGACAAGGGTATATGTCGGAAGCTCTTAGTTTATTGTTCTCTCATGCTAAATCTTTGGGCATTGAAAAATTGTATGCCGATATTGATGAGGGAAACTTTAGGTCTCAAGCTTTGTTTAACAAACTGGGCTTCAAAGCTAAAAACGGTCAGTTTCAGCGCTTGCTGAGAGGCATCGTATAA